The Desulfovibrio piger DNA segment CGGCGTCTTCCAGCGGACGCAGCTCAAGAGCACGCTCGCGGCCGGCCGGGGAAAGGCACAGGCTGGCGAGGTGCTCCGTGATCTGCGGGAATTCGAGCGCGTGGAGAGTGCGGCTGTGGATCATGGATGCTCTTAGGCGGTCAGGCGGGCCTTGACGGCGGCGGAAAGGGCCTTGCCGTCCACACGGCCCTTGTGGGTGGCCATGATGGCGGAGATGACCTTGCCCATCTCGCGGGGCGAGGTGGCGCCCACTTCGGCGATGGTGGCATCGATGAGGGCGGTCAGCTCTTCTTCGGTCAGGGGCTTGGGCAGGTAGCTCTGGATGACGGCCAGTTCGGCGGCTTCCTTGTCGGCCAGATCCTGACGGCCGGCGGAGGTGTACTGCTCGATGGAGTCCTGACGCTGCTTGCCTTCCTTGATGATGAGGTCGAGCATCTCGGCATCGTCCAGGGTGCCGCCGGGACGGCACAGGTCCACCAGGCGGTTCTTGACGGCGGTCTTGAGCAGGCGCAGGACGGTCAGACGCACGGCGTCCTTGGCCTTGTAGGCCTGGACGTAATCTTTTTCGATAGTTTCAAACAGGCTCATGGCGTTGGGATGGGTAGGGGGTGAAAAGAGGAACTGCGGAAGACCACGAGGGCCTTCCGCAGTTCAAAGGTGACGTGCAAGGCCTGAGAACTAGGCCATGTTCATCTTTCTGATTTTCTTCATCAGGCGCTTACGGGCAGCAGCCTTCTTCTTCTTGCGCATCACGCTGGGCTTTTCGTAGTGCTGGCGCTTTTTCATTTCGGACAGCACACCGGCCTTTTCCACCTGCTTCTTGAAGCGGCGCAGCGCGATATCGAAGTTGTAATCGTCTTCGTTCAGAAACACTCCGGGCACGAATATCACCCCCTCCTGCGAGAGCTCCGGCCAGGCCGGGCAATGACGCGGGCGTCATTCGACCTTGTTTGCAAGGTCAAGGACAGTCTTGTAGTCCTGATGCCCAAAAAAGGCAAGCATTTTTTTACAGGACACATAAAGGAGAGGGCAGCGGGCGCGGGCCCCTGCCGGAAGGTGCCGAAAGGACGGAAAGGCTACTCGGCGTCGGAGTCGTCTTCTTCGCAGGCGTCAAAGACGCTTTCCTGCATGTCCAGCAGCAGCTCCACATAGCGGCGCAGGTTGCTGCGGAAGAGTTCCGGCGTGGCCAGGCCTTCCACACAGAAGCGGATCTCGAAGCATTCGTCTTCGATCTCGCCGATGTAGGCCTTGGCGATCCGGTATTCGCGGGAGGCTTCGGAAGCGGCGCTGTAGAAGAGCTCCAGCTGATCCATGTCGTCCACTTCGAAGGCGCAGACCAGAGAGAAGAAGTCCTTGTCTTCCTCGTCGAGGATGAGGGAAAGGGAGATCTCGCCCGCGAGGAAGGAGATGTCGCCGTCTTCGTCGATCTCAGGCTGGAAGCCTTCTTCAGCCAGGGCATCGAAACAGAATTTCTTGTCCATTGGGGGGTGATCCTTTTCCCGGCGTGGCCGGGGTCGGGGCTTGGCGGTCCTGGGGACCATGAGGAGGCGGCGGAGAAAAGATAAAACAGGCGGGGCCTGTTTTATCTTTTCCGGAAAATGGGGGTCGGCTAGTCGAGGGCGTCCTTGAGCATCTTGCCGGGACGGAATTTCACCATCTTGCAGGCGGGGATGGTCAGGGTCTCGCCGGTACGGGGGTTGCGGCCCTGGCGTTCCTTGCGGGTCTCCACCACGAAGGTGCCGAAACCGGTCAGGGTCAGCTTGTCGTCCTTGGCCAGGGATTCTTCCACAGAAGCCAGGAAGGCATTGAGCGCGCGTTCAGCAGCGGCTTTGGTCAGATTGGCCTTGGCGGCAATCTTTTCAACCAGGTCAGCCTTGGTCATTGGGATATCCTCCTCATCTCGTCAGTGATACGCCATGTCCGCCGCGGGGCGGATCCCCTCTGGCGTGTTGTTTTTGTAAAACTACGTGTCAGGCAATCAGTTTTTCAAGGGGTTGTCAAGCAAGGAAGCCCCGAAACGGCTGATATGCTGAAAGTCCGCCACAGTGAGCTGTTCCGGCCGCAGGGTGGGCGTGATGCCGGCCTGCTCGATGGCCGCGGACAGCCACGGGGCCAGCGGGCAGCGGCGGGCGATGCTGCCCAGCTGTTTGCGGCGCTGCTGGAAACAGACCTTGATGACCAGGGCCAGCAGATCCGGGCGCTCCGGGCGCTGGTCCGGGGGCAGGGGCTCGAAGGAGAGCACGGCGGAATCCACCTTGGGCGGCGGGCTGAAGGCGCCGGGGCCCACGATGAACTCCATGCGCGGCCGGGCAAAACTCTGCACCCAGACCGACAGGGCCCCGTAATGGCCGTTGCCCGGCCCGGCGGCCAGGCGCTGGCCCACTTCCTTCTGGACCATGAAGGCCGCCCGCACCAGGCCCGTGGCGCGGGAGAACAGGTCCCACATCATGGGCGAGGCCACGTTGTAGGGCAGGTTGCCGATGATCTTCCACGGATTGTCGGGCGTGATGCGGCTCCAGTCGAAGCGCAGGGCGTCCGTCAGCACGGCCTGGGTACGCGCCGCGCCCAGGCGCTGGCGCTCGGCGGCCCAGTGGCTGTCCTTTTCCAGCAGCACCAGCCGGGCATGGGGCTGGGCCTCGATGGCGCGGGTCAGGGCGCCGGGGCCGGGGCCGATCTCGATGACGTTGTCCGTGTCCTTGGGCAGCAGCAGGGAGGCGATGCGGTTGCAGATGCTCTCATGCCGCAAGAAGTGCTGGCCCAGACTTTTTTTGGCCTTGGGTTGGGTGCTTTCGTTCATCAGGGCAGGTCGAAGCGGTCAAAGGTGAGTACGAGCCCGGCCCGGCCCTGGGTGGCCGAGCGCAGGGAGGTCGAAAAACCGAAAAGTTTGCGCAGGGGCGCCAGTCCGCGCACATGCTTGAGCCCGGAGCGGTCCTCCAGGTCTTCCACACGTCCGCCGGCCGTGCCGAACAGGCTGATGGCCGCGCCCAGGAATTCGTCGGGCACGCTGATCTCCACTTTCATGAGCGGTTCCAGCGCCACGGGCGATGCCGCGGCCAGGGCCTCGCGCAGGGCCATGCCCGCGGCCATGTGGCAGCCGGGCACGGTGGTCTGGCCCTCGCGCCGTTCCACGGCGGTCAGGGTCACTTCCATGTCCTCCACGGGATAGCCGGTCAGGGCACCGCTCTGCAAGGCATCGCGCACGCCTTCCAGGGCGGCGTCCAGCAGGGGCTTGGGCAGCAGCTTGCGCGCTTCGGCCTCGTCGGCGGGCAAAAAGTCGCCCACCAATACGCGGTTGCCCGTGCCGCGCGGCAGGGGACGCACATGCAGCTCCACATGGCCGAAGTGGTGCTCCTTGCCCAGCTCGCGGTCGAATTCGCCCTGGCCGTCGGCCTCCTTGCGCACGGTCTCGCGCAGGATGACCTGCGGATGTCCGGCCCGGGGCGAGATGCCGTATTCGCGGGACATGCGTTCCAGCAGCACATCCAGATGCAGTTCGCCCATGCCGGAGACCATGCGGC contains these protein-coding regions:
- a CDS encoding GatB/YqeY domain-containing protein, whose translation is MSLFETIEKDYVQAYKAKDAVRLTVLRLLKTAVKNRLVDLCRPGGTLDDAEMLDLIIKEGKQRQDSIEQYTSAGRQDLADKEAAELAVIQSYLPKPLTEEELTALIDATIAEVGATSPREMGKVISAIMATHKGRVDGKALSAAVKARLTA
- a CDS encoding YbjN domain-containing protein produces the protein MDKKFCFDALAEEGFQPEIDEDGDISFLAGEISLSLILDEEDKDFFSLVCAFEVDDMDQLELFYSAASEASREYRIAKAYIGEIEDECFEIRFCVEGLATPELFRSNLRRYVELLLDMQESVFDACEEDDSDAE
- the rsmA gene encoding 16S rRNA (adenine(1518)-N(6)/adenine(1519)-N(6))-dimethyltransferase RsmA; amino-acid sequence: MNESTQPKAKKSLGQHFLRHESICNRIASLLLPKDTDNVIEIGPGPGALTRAIEAQPHARLVLLEKDSHWAAERQRLGAARTQAVLTDALRFDWSRITPDNPWKIIGNLPYNVASPMMWDLFSRATGLVRAAFMVQKEVGQRLAAGPGNGHYGALSVWVQSFARPRMEFIVGPGAFSPPPKVDSAVLSFEPLPPDQRPERPDLLALVIKVCFQQRRKQLGSIARRCPLAPWLSAAIEQAGITPTLRPEQLTVADFQHISRFGASLLDNPLKN
- a CDS encoding HU family DNA-binding protein; protein product: MTKADLVEKIAAKANLTKAAAERALNAFLASVEESLAKDDKLTLTGFGTFVVETRKERQGRNPRTGETLTIPACKMVKFRPGKMLKDALD
- the rpsU gene encoding 30S ribosomal protein S21 — translated: MPGVFLNEDDYNFDIALRRFKKQVEKAGVLSEMKKRQHYEKPSVMRKKKKAAARKRLMKKIRKMNMA